TTGAAACTTCCCCAGGGccggcctgcctgcctgccctgCAGGAAGGAGCAGATCCTTTCTGAACCCCCCACCACAGAAATGTGGTTCCAGTTGTGGGAGGAGGAGCAATGCTAAAAAAGCTCTCCTGGGAGTCCATCCGTTTCCAGACGTCAAGTGAACCGCTGATCGCGTGGTAAAATCAGTTTGAACCTTCACGAGATCTTAAGGATGCAGCTCCAATTTTAGCATGAAGCCATGACCATCAGGCGATCAGCAAAGCCTGCTAGGCTGCTTGCTAccaagggaggggaggggaggctgGCAGCCTGTGGCATTTGATGGAGCCTCCCAGAGCCAGCCTAACCTAGGCTACGAAACCAGAGAGCACTGAGCAGCAAGCAGCAAAGGGAAATTGATGCGGCCCGCGTCACGTCccctccggctccggctccggcgccgGATCCTTCCCCGTCCCGTCCCGCCCGCCCACAAAACCAGACGCCGTCTCTCATAACTGCCCGCGCCTCTGACACCGCACGCGTCAGCGTGCCGTGCGCCGAGCAGCATCCATCCGGGCCTTTGACCCGGCGTCGTGAAGCTCAATCCTTTGCCAAGGAAGATTTTGGCAGCCAAGCCAATCCGTAGCATGGCCAGCAGAGGCACTAGCTGGCAGCAGTACGCCGGCTGAGAGGAGCTCGGCCGCCGGTGGAGCGGGACGGATTCCATATGCTCATtccctcctccaccaccgcctcccACCTTTTATCCCCACGTCCGGCTCGCCACCACCACTCCgcacccgcagccgccgccaccaTGCCTCCCCTCCAccccgtcctcctcctcctcttcctccttcccctggccgcctccgcctcgccggAGCGGGACGTCTACGCGCTGGCCCGCCTCAAGGCGGCGCTCGTTCCCGCCGCCTCCAACTCCTCCCCCACGGCGCTCGCGGACTGGGACCCGGGCGCGTCCCCGCCAGCGCACTGCGCCTTCTCGGGCGTCGCCTGCGACCCCGCCACGTCCCGCGTCGTCGCGATCAACCTCACGGCCGTGCCGCTCCACGGGGGCTCCCTCCCGCCCGAGGTCGCGCTGCTCGACGCGCTCGCCAACCTCACCGTCGCCGCCTGCTCCCTGCCGGGGCGCGTCCCGCCGGCGCTCGCGTCCATGCCCGCGCTGCGCCACCTCAACCTCTCCAACAACAACCTCACCGGCacgttcccgccgccgcccgccgccgacgTCAGCGAGCCCTACTTCCCCGTGCTGGAGCTCATCGACATGTACAACAACAACCTCTCCGGCCCGCTGCCGCCGTTCGGGGCAAGCCACGCCCGCCTCCGCTACCTCCACCTCGGCGGCAACTACTTCAACGGCTCCATCCCGGACTCCttcggcgacctcgccgcgctCGAGTACCTGGGCCTCAACGGCAACGGGCTCTCCGGCCGCGTCCCGCCCGAGCTCGCGCGCCTCACCCGCCTGCGGGAGATGTACATCGGCTACTTCAACCAGTACACCGGCGGCGTCCCGCCCGAGTTCGGCGACCTCCGCTCGCTCGTCCGCCTCGACATGAGCAGCTGCAACCTCACGGGTCCCGTCCCGCTGGAGCTCGCGCGCCTCACCCAGCTCGACACGCTCTTCCTCTCCATCAACCAGCTCACCGGGGAGATACCGCAGCAGCTCGGCGACCTCAGCAACCTCCAGTCGCTCGACCTCTCCATCAACGAACTCACCGGCGAGATACCCCCCAGCTTCGCCAACCTCGCCAGCAGCCTCAAGCTCCTCAACCTCTTCCGCAACCACCTACGCGGCGAGATGCCGGAGTTCCTCGGCGACTTCCCGCACCTCGAGGTGCTGCAGGTGTGGGACAACAACCTCACGGGCCACCTCCCGGCCGCGCTCGGGAGGAACGGTCGCCTCAAGAACTTGGACGTCACCGGCAACCACCTCACGGGGACCATACCGCCGGACCTCTGCCTAGGGCGGAAGCTGGAGATGCTCGTGCTCATGGAGAACGGCTTCTTCGGCCACATTCCCGAGTCGCTCGGCGACTGCAAGACGCTCAAGCGCGTTCGCCTTGGCAAGAACTTCCTCACCGGTCCCGTGCCGGCTGGGCTCTTTGACCTCCCAAAGGCGGACATGGTGGAGCTCACCGACAACCTGCTCACCGGCGAGCTCCCGGACCTGATCGGCGGCGACAAGATGACCATGCTGATGCTAGGGAACAATGGGATAGGTGGCCGCATTCCTCCATCTATCGGCAACTTCCAAGCGCTGCAGACGTTGTCCCTGGAGTCGAATAACTTCTCCGGGCCATTGCCGCCGGAGATCGGCAAGCTCAGGAACCTCACCAGGCTCAACGTCAGCGGCAACGCGCTCACTGGAGACATCCCGCAGGAGCTCACGGGCTGCGGCTCCCTCGGCGCCATCGACCTCAGCCGGAACGACCTCACCGGTGAGATACCGGACACCATCACATCGCTCAAGATCCTGTGCACGCTGAACGTGTCCAGGAACAGGCTGTCCGGCGAGCTCCCGCCGGCGATGCCCAACATGACGAGCCTCACCACGCTGGACGTCTCCTACAACCAGCTGTCCGGCCCCGTTCCGATGCAGGGGCAGTTCTTGGTGTTCAACGAGAGCTCGTTCGCCGGCAATCCCGGCCTGTGCGGTGCGCCTTTCGCCGACGCTtgccctccggccgccggctcgggaTCGCCGTTCTCCTTGCGGCGGTGGGACTCCAAGAAGATGCTGGTGTGGCTCGTCGTCATGTTCACTCTCTTGATCATGGCGTTCCTTGGCGCGCGGAAGGGGTGCGAGGCGTGGCGtgaggcggcgaggcggcggtcGGGCGCGTGGAAGATGACGGCGTTCCAGAAGCTGGACTTCTCGGCGGACGACGTGGTGGAGTGCCTCAAGGAGGACAACATCATCGGCAAGGGCGGCGCGGGGATCGTGTACCACGGCGTGACGCACGGCGGCACGGAGCTGGCGATCAAGCGCCTCGTCGGGCGAGGCTGCGGCGACCACGACCGCGGGTTCACGGCCGAGGTGACCACGCTTGGGCGCATCCGCCACCGCAACATCGTGCGCCTGCTCGGCTTCGTCTCCAACAGGGAGACCAACCTGCTGCTCTACGAGTACATGCCCAACGGGTCCCTCGGCGAGATGCTGCACGGCGGCAAGGGCGGCCACCTCGGGTGGGAGGCGAGGGCGCGcgtcgcggcggaggcggcgtgcGGGCTCTGCTACCTCCACCACGACTGCGCGCCGAGGATCATCCACCGCGACGTCAAGTCCAACAACATCCTGCTCGACTCCGCGTTCGAAGCGCACGTTGCCGACTTCGGCCTCGCCAAGttcctgggcggcggcggcggcggcgccacctCCGAGTGCATGTCTGCCATCGCCGGCTCCTACGGCTACATCGCGCCAGGTAACCCAGAGCCATCCCTGGAACTTGCTGCAAATCTGCTAAGCCATGCACTTGGACTGCAAAAGGGATCAAAACATGATCATATTACCCAAAAAAGAACACTATAAACCAATGCTTTGTGAGTTTGATAGCTGTGTTAGCAAGAATTCGCAATCTATGTTTTTTTATGTGCAAGAGTGAATGGAAAATTCAGCAACATATTAACAAATTTTAGGAGAAAAAGTGTATTTGTTGATAGTAACTGCAACTCTTGCTTTATGGGATGTTTGGTTCCACCTAAGCACAGTCCTTGTCACATCCAATGTTTGATTACTGACTAGGAGTTAAATATAGacttaattacaaaactaatggTATAGATAGAagctattaagcctaattagtcaaTAATTTGACAACATGATGCTgcagtaaacatgtgctaatgatggattaaatagatttaatagattcatctcgcgaattagcctccatctgtgtaattagttttataattatctTATGTTTAGTCCTCCTAATTAGCATCGGAAGATTTGATGTGAGAACTTTTGTTATTTAGCCCTGTTAGATAAAAAATAATCTTGTTATTTAGAAGTGttaaataaagtttaattataaaactaattgcggaACCTCTGGGCTAATTCGCAAGATGAATCTAACGAGGTATGTTAATCtataattagcggatgattactgtagcatcgcTGTtgcaaattatgaattaattagatttattaaattcatctcgcgaattagcacctatcCGTGCAAGAAATTttgtaaataaattttatttaatactacAAAATAGCAAAATTCTCTCAAGTTCGGAACAAACTGTACTACTTGTACACAGTGTTTGTACTCGCAGTCTGTTGCCTTCTGCATAGTCAACTTGAGAGATGACAAAAGCTGCGTGCCCCGGATCAGAATCAAACGGTAACTTTTTCATAGTGACATTTGCAATTGcttcctttcaaaaaaaacaTTTGCAATTGCAGGGCATGGCTGTAGACTGTAGCACTGGTGATAGACAGACAGCGATTAATATAATCAGTGTCATGTTCTAGCTCTGCTTCTTGGATTCTAGCTTGGATCCGGCATGTCCCTAGAAGCAGATCTTGTTATTATCTGAGAGGTCAATGGGGGACACTAAACTATAGGACAAACCCTGCCTTTGGATTACAGGAGTGGGCATTCTGGTGCCGTGCTTGTGCTGTTCAT
The genomic region above belongs to Panicum hallii strain FIL2 chromosome 4, PHallii_v3.1, whole genome shotgun sequence and contains:
- the LOC112889409 gene encoding leucine-rich repeat receptor-like kinase protein THICK TASSEL DWARF1 isoform X1, giving the protein MLIPSSTTASHLLSPRPARHHHSAPAAAATMPPLHPVLLLLFLLPLAASASPERDVYALARLKAALVPAASNSSPTALADWDPGASPPAHCAFSGVACDPATSRVVAINLTAVPLHGGSLPPEVALLDALANLTVAACSLPGRVPPALASMPALRHLNLSNNNLTGTFPPPPAADVSEPYFPVLELIDMYNNNLSGPLPPFGASHARLRYLHLGGNYFNGSIPDSFGDLAALEYLGLNGNGLSGRVPPELARLTRLREMYIGYFNQYTGGVPPEFGDLRSLVRLDMSSCNLTGPVPLELARLTQLDTLFLSINQLTGEIPQQLGDLSNLQSLDLSINELTGEIPPSFANLASSLKLLNLFRNHLRGEMPEFLGDFPHLEVLQVWDNNLTGHLPAALGRNGRLKNLDVTGNHLTGTIPPDLCLGRKLEMLVLMENGFFGHIPESLGDCKTLKRVRLGKNFLTGPVPAGLFDLPKADMVELTDNLLTGELPDLIGGDKMTMLMLGNNGIGGRIPPSIGNFQALQTLSLESNNFSGPLPPEIGKLRNLTRLNVSGNALTGDIPQELTGCGSLGAIDLSRNDLTGEIPDTITSLKILCTLNVSRNRLSGELPPAMPNMTSLTTLDVSYNQLSGPVPMQGQFLVFNESSFAGNPGLCGAPFADACPPAAGSGSPFSLRRWDSKKMLVWLVVMFTLLIMAFLGARKGCEAWREAARRRSGAWKMTAFQKLDFSADDVVECLKEDNIIGKGGAGIVYHGVTHGGTELAIKRLVGRGCGDHDRGFTAEVTTLGRIRHRNIVRLLGFVSNRETNLLLYEYMPNGSLGEMLHGGKGGHLGWEARARVAAEAACGLCYLHHDCAPRIIHRDVKSNNILLDSAFEAHVADFGLAKFLGGGGGGATSECMSAIAGSYGYIAPEYAYTLRVDEKSDVYSFGVVLLELITGRRPVGSFGDGVDIVHWVRKVTAELPDPSDDAAAVLAVADRRLAPEPVALVVNLYKVAMACVEEASTARPTMREVVHMLSNSATSTPSD
- the LOC112889409 gene encoding leucine-rich repeat receptor-like kinase protein THICK TASSEL DWARF1 isoform X2 — its product is MLIPSSTTASHLLSPRPARHHHSAPAAAATMPPLHPVLLLLFLLPLAASASPERDVYALARLKAALVPAASNSSPTALADWDPGASPPAHCAFSGVACDPATSRVVAINLTAVPLHGGSLPPEVALLDALANLTVAACSLPGRVPPALASMPALRHLNLSNNNLTGTFPPPPAADVSEPYFPVLELIDMYNNNLSGPLPPFGASHARLRYLHLGGNYFNGSIPDSFGDLAALEYLGLNGNGLSGRVPPELARLTRLREMYIGYFNQYTGGVPPEFGDLRSLVRLDMSSCNLTGPVPLELARLTQLDTLFLSINQLTGEIPQQLGDLSNLQSLDLSINELTGEIPPSFANLASSLKLLNLFRNHLRGEMPEFLGDFPHLEVLQVWDNNLTGHLPAALGRNGRLKNLDVTGNHLTGTIPPDLCLGRKLEMLVLMENGFFGHIPESLGDCKTLKRVRLGKNFLTGPVPAGLFDLPKADMVELTDNLLTGELPDLIGGDKMTMLMLGNNGIGGRIPPSIGNFQALQTLSLESNNFSGPLPPEIGKLRNLTRLNVSGNALTGDIPQELTGCGSLGAIDLSRNDLTGEIPDTITSLKILCTLNVSRNRLSGELPPAMPNMTSLTTLDVSYNQLSGPVPMQGQFLVFNESSFAGNPGLCGAPFADACPPAAGSGSPFSLRRWDSKKMLVWLVVMFTLLIMAFLGARKGCEAWREAARRRSGAWKMTAFQKLDFSADDVVECLKEDNIIGKGGAGIVYHGVTHGGTELAIKRLVGRGCGDHDRGFTAEVTTLGRIRHRNIVRLLGFVSNRETNLLLYEYMPNGSLGEMLHGGKGGHLGWEARARVAAEAACGLCYLHHDCAPRIIHRDVKSNNILLDSAFEAHVADFGLAKFLGGGGGGATSECMSAIAGSYGYIAPVCCLLHSQLER